The Usitatibacter rugosus genome segment GCTCTTCATGCCCGCGCGCATGCGCTCGGTCTCGAACCCGAGCGCGGTGGGAATGCCCGCCATGCGCTTCAGGTAATCCTCGTAATCCTTCACGGTGCGGGTGGGAGCTGCCTTCGCGAGATATGCCCACCAGTCCTGCACGCCTTGAATGGGCGAGGCCAGCAGCCAGCCATCGAGGTTGTCGGCGCCCATCGGCAGGTCGCCGTAGATGGCGTTCTGCCGCTCGTCCCTCTGGAGGCTATCCAGCATCACTTCGCGCGAGATGCGGTCCTGCGTGTTCAGGCGCTTGGGATCGAAGCGGTTCAGCTCCGTGATGCGCGCCTTCACCGTCGCCTTGCGGCGCGCCGTGCCCGCGGGGCTGCGGTCGGCGATGCGATCGTTCATCCCTTCGGTTCCAAGCAGCGTCGCGACCTCGGGGTTTTCCTTCAGGTCTTCCTGGAACACGCGGTCGAAGAACTTCTGCAGCGCCGCGTTCGGTGCGGGCTCCTTCGAGGGGGCGGCGAGGACGGCGGGCGATACGGCGGCGAGCGAGGCGGCCAGCGCCCCGAGGGCAGCAAGGCGGCGCATCTATTCCACCTTCCCGATCTTCTGCACCGCCTCGGCGAGCTTCTTCGCGTCGTGATCCCAGTACGCCTGGAACTGCGGCGCGTCGAGGTATTGAACGGGCGTGTCCACCTTGCCGAGCGCGCCCTTGAACGTCTCGTCGTTCACGACGAACTTCGCCGCCTCGCGCAGCTTCGCGATGACTTCGGGCGGCGTGCCCGCGGGCACGAAGAGGCCGGTCCACTGCGCGAACTGCGCGTCGTAGCCCAGCTCCTTCAGCGTGGGCACTTCGGGCAGTGCGGCAAGGCGGCTCTCGCCCCACGTCGCCAGCACGCGGATCTTGCCGGCCTTCACCTGGCCCATCACCGAGGACGGACCGGTCGAGAGCGCATCGACGCTCCCGCCCAGCAGCGCCACGACGGCGGGGCCGGCTCCGGTATACGGCACGTGCAGCATCTTGGTGTTGGCCGACGCGGTGAGCATCTCCATCGGCACGTGCATCGTGCCGTAGTTGCCCGAGGAGCCGTACGGGATGCTGCCCGGCGCCTTCTTCGCGGCCTCGATCATGTCCTTGGCGCTTTTCCACGGGCTGTCCGCGCGAACCGCGAGCACGGTCGGATCGGCCGTGAAGCGCGCGATCGGCACGAGCTGCTTCAGCGTGAACATGGGATCGCGCCCGAGGATCTTGTCGGCCTCGGGAATGATCGAGATCGAGGAGAGCGCCAGCAGCAACGTGTAGCCGTCGGGCTTGGCCTTCGCGACATAGCTCATGCCGACGCCGCCGCCGGCGCCCGCCTTGTTCTCCACGACCACGGCCTGCTTGAGGTAGCGGCCCATCGCCTCGGCGACCGGGCGTGCCGTGATGTCGGCCACGCCGCCGGGCGGGAACGGCACCACCATGGTGACGGACTTCGAGGGGTAGTCGGATTGCGCGAAAGCGGCGGTCGCCGCGAGCGCGAGCGCCGCGGACAGCGCGAAACGGTAAAGCATCTTTCCTCCTAGCGACAGGGAAGGCCCGAGGGGCCGGTGACGTCCTGCTTGTCGTGCGTCCAGACGCGCGCGATGTACGGCGCGGTGCTGCCTTTGTCCATCTTCGGGTTGGGCACGATGCGAAGCGTGCCGTCGCCCGAGAGCTTCACCTGCCGCCCCTTCTCGGGCGTGCCGACCGGACCGCACTTGAGCGGCGCGTCGGCGGAAACCACGACCTCCAGGCCGACCAGCGAGTTCTGCCGGCCGTTGGGATTGCAGTCCATGTTCTTGAATTCGCAGCAGGCGCTCTGGCCCGGCGCGATCGTCTTCTGGAAGCGCGAATCCTGCCGCTTCCAGTCGGGGTGCTCTTCCTGCGTCACCACGACGGACTTGTCCTTCAGCTCGTTGATCACGCAAAACGCACTGGCGTCGGTTGCGGCGGCGGCCAGCAAGGCGGCTACCAGGGCAAGCAGCGCTCGCTTCATGAAAAACCTCCTCGGAAACCCTGTGCGCGCGATTGTTCTTCTGGGGTACGGCGCCATTATCGCCCGAAGGCGCTTCAGGCGCCTTGCTTGGCGCGGTACATCGCCTCGTCGGCGGAGGCGAGCAAGAGCTCGGGGTCGCGCGTGTGGTCGGGATAGAGCGAGATGCCGACGCTCGCCCCGCAGCGCACGTCGGTCGACTTCCACTGGAAGGGCGTGTTGAAGGCGCTGCGGATGCGCTCGCCGATGATCGAGGGCGTGTCCGGCCGCACGTCGGTTTCGAGCAGGACCACGAATTCGTCGCCCCCCAGGCGCGCGACCGTATCCACCTCGCGTACGCAGGCGCGGATGCGAGCGGCGGCCTGGCGCAGCACTTCGTCGCCGGCCGCGTGGCCGAGCGTGTCGTTCACCTTCTTGAAGCGGTCGAGGTCGATGAAGAGCAGCGCCAGCCGATCGCCGGCGCGGTTCACCCGCAGGATCGCGTGCTCGAGGCGCGTGGCGAGCGAGCTGCGGTTGGGGAGCCCCGTGAGGGCGTCCTGCACCGCGGCCTGGCGAAGCTGCTCCTCCGATTCCACGCGTGCGGTCACGTCCTGGCACAGGCCGAGGATGGAGATCAGGCTGCCGTGCACGTCGAAGAACGCCGAGTTGTACCACTCGCAGTAGATGACGCGGCCGTCCTTGCGCACGTTCTTGGCGAGCATGCGGTTGCGCTTGGCGGTCCCGTCGCGCAGCTCCCGCGTCTGCGCCTTGATCGTGGCGAACGAGTCCTCGTGGATCAGGCCCAGGTCGGTGGGGCGCGAGCCGATCGCCTCGGCCGGCGTCCAGCCGAAGATCTCCTCGGCCTGGCGCGACCAGCGGCGGATGTGGATCGTCGAGGAGAATTCCACCACCGCGAGCGGCGTGTTCTCCATGTGGCTCGCGAGCTCCTGCAGCGCCCGGTCGAGCGCGTCGTGCGTGCGCTTCAGCTCGCTCACTTCCAGCGCGCACGAGAAGACGCCGGCGACCTCCCCGGACTCGTCGCGGTAGGGGTCGAGCGTCACCGAGATCCACACCACGTGGCCGTCGGGCCGGTGCGCGAGGCGCTCGTAGTGCACGCGCTCGCCGCCGAAGGCGCGGTCCATCGGGGCCTGGAAATTCCGGTAACCGGTCTCGCCGTGGAGGTCCTGCAGCCGCTGGCCGAGGATCGCCTCGCGAGCGAGGCCCATCCATTCGGCGTAGCCGCGGTTGCAGAAGCGCACGCGCCGCTCGACGTCGATGTAGGACAGGAAGCCGCTCGAGTCGCGCCCGAGCGCCTCGAGGAAAGCCTGGGGCGAATCGGTCAGCACGGCAGGCCCAGCTCGTCGGCGATGCGCCGGGCCGGCATGTGGAACGGCACCGGGCCGTCCGGCTCCGCGTGCAGGAACTGGCGCACGTAGGGATCCTCGGAGGCGAGCATTGCCTCCGTGGGGCCTTCACCCTTGATGACGCCATCGCCGATCACGAAGAGGTAGTCGGCGAGCTTGAGCGCCTCGTTCACGTCGTAGGTGACCACGACGGACGTGGAGCCCAGCGCATCGTTCAGCGTGCGGATCAGGTTGCAGATCACGTTCAGCGTGATCGGGTCCAGCCCCGCGAACGGCTCGTCGAAGATCATGAGGTCGGGATCGAGCGCGG includes the following:
- a CDS encoding diguanylate cyclase domain-containing protein produces the protein MLTDSPQAFLEALGRDSSGFLSYIDVERRVRFCNRGYAEWMGLAREAILGQRLQDLHGETGYRNFQAPMDRAFGGERVHYERLAHRPDGHVVWISVTLDPYRDESGEVAGVFSCALEVSELKRTHDALDRALQELASHMENTPLAVVEFSSTIHIRRWSRQAEEIFGWTPAEAIGSRPTDLGLIHEDSFATIKAQTRELRDGTAKRNRMLAKNVRKDGRVIYCEWYNSAFFDVHGSLISILGLCQDVTARVESEEQLRQAAVQDALTGLPNRSSLATRLEHAILRVNRAGDRLALLFIDLDRFKKVNDTLGHAAGDEVLRQAAARIRACVREVDTVARLGGDEFVVLLETDVRPDTPSIIGERIRSAFNTPFQWKSTDVRCGASVGISLYPDHTRDPELLLASADEAMYRAKQGA
- a CDS encoding tripartite tricarboxylate transporter substrate binding protein, whose amino-acid sequence is MLYRFALSAALALAATAAFAQSDYPSKSVTMVVPFPPGGVADITARPVAEAMGRYLKQAVVVENKAGAGGGVGMSYVAKAKPDGYTLLLALSSISIIPEADKILGRDPMFTLKQLVPIARFTADPTVLAVRADSPWKSAKDMIEAAKKAPGSIPYGSSGNYGTMHVPMEMLTASANTKMLHVPYTGAGPAVVALLGGSVDALSTGPSSVMGQVKAGKIRVLATWGESRLAALPEVPTLKELGYDAQFAQWTGLFVPAGTPPEVIAKLREAAKFVVNDETFKGALGKVDTPVQYLDAPQFQAYWDHDAKKLAEAVQKIGKVE